A part of Silvimonas soli genomic DNA contains:
- the psrA gene encoding iron-containing alcohol dehydrogenase PsrA: MWHYQNPVDIHAGRGALDGLSALLGNRRAILITFPEAASLGINQRLADLLGERLLAIESDVQPNPDVSWLRPMYQRVWQHYADADCIIALGGGSVIDCAKAMLAPTPSRTFDELLTLLTSTDSSAPLRGQAKTLIAIPTTAGTGSEVTPWATIWDQQAARKYSLHQPWSWPEAAIIDADLMVTLPRASTLASGLDALSHALESLWNIHRNPVSATLAVTAAREIIATLPRLLANLDDVTLRERMAVAALQAGLAFSNTRTALAHSLSYDITLQQGVAHGIACSFSLPRIMEMAVGADAELDALLLRIFDATSAGNAVQHLRDFLEDLGVSTDPADYGLAEADWDGRIDQALQGPRGRNFIIPGDKHPN; the protein is encoded by the coding sequence ATGTGGCACTACCAGAACCCTGTCGATATCCACGCCGGGCGCGGAGCGCTGGACGGACTGTCCGCGCTGCTCGGCAACCGCCGCGCAATCCTGATCACTTTTCCCGAAGCCGCCTCTCTGGGCATTAACCAGCGGCTGGCCGATTTGCTGGGCGAGCGTTTGCTGGCCATCGAGTCCGACGTACAACCCAACCCGGACGTGAGCTGGCTCCGGCCGATGTACCAGCGCGTGTGGCAGCACTATGCCGATGCCGATTGCATTATCGCGCTGGGCGGCGGCAGCGTGATCGATTGCGCCAAGGCCATGCTGGCACCCACACCATCGCGCACCTTTGACGAACTGCTTACCCTGCTCACCAGCACCGATAGCAGCGCGCCATTGCGCGGGCAAGCCAAAACGCTGATCGCCATTCCAACCACCGCAGGCACCGGCAGTGAAGTAACACCGTGGGCCACCATCTGGGATCAGCAAGCGGCGCGCAAATACTCGTTGCATCAGCCGTGGTCGTGGCCCGAAGCCGCCATTATCGATGCCGACCTGATGGTGACATTGCCTCGCGCCAGCACCTTGGCCAGTGGCCTTGATGCGTTGTCGCATGCACTGGAATCGCTTTGGAATATCCATCGCAACCCGGTATCCGCCACCCTGGCCGTGACGGCAGCCCGCGAAATCATCGCCACCTTGCCGCGTCTGCTGGCTAACCTGGATGACGTCACCCTGCGTGAACGCATGGCGGTGGCAGCACTGCAGGCGGGCCTGGCGTTCTCCAATACGCGTACCGCGCTGGCGCACTCGCTGTCTTATGACATCACCCTGCAGCAAGGCGTGGCCCATGGCATTGCGTGCTCCTTCAGCTTGCCCCGCATCATGGAAATGGCCGTGGGCGCCGATGCCGAACTGGACGCCCTGCTGCTGCGGATTTTTGACGCAACCAGCGCGGGCAATGCCGTCCAGCATTTGCGCGATTTTCTGGAAGACCTGGGCGTGAGTACCGACCCCGCCGACTATGGTCTGGCCGAAGCCGACTGGGATGGCCGGATCGACCAGGCACTGCAAGGCCCGCGTGGCCGCAATTTCATCATTCCCGGCGACAAACATCCCAACTGA
- a CDS encoding YjbE family putative metal transport protein (Members of this highly hydrophobic protein family,regularly are found preceded by the yybP-ykoY manganese riboswitch (see RF00080). A metal cation transport function is proposed.) has protein sequence MGTDSVLMALGLSIQVFFLDLILSGDNALVIALACRNVAAPLRARAVLIGTGVAVILRTLLTTVVGYVLMIPLLKLVGAVLLLVIAIKLLLDSDDNAADKGGEDASSTQTSLASAVVTVVVADLVLSLDNVVALGAVAQGSVWLLVLGLLGSVPLLMYGSLFIGRWLDENPWLVPGGSMLLGWIAGRIAVSDPLVADWVNSQAPALKLVVPAICVIFVLLESRIIRQQSRVLVRPAPLRNRKPVTANILPTGPALIAAAPVSAPAISPKAVVAVAAAVPTQTPLAEDQARSARELATTQPTTEPELLDRPALIRPDDPVNVSPLWSIGLKVLFVLAGIIGVICLGWLFYHLFIVGTMPPPSGHPVVTGALAALARLG, from the coding sequence ATGGGGACTGACAGCGTGTTGATGGCGCTCGGGCTGAGCATCCAGGTGTTCTTTCTTGATCTGATCCTCAGCGGTGACAACGCCCTGGTCATTGCGCTGGCCTGCCGCAACGTGGCCGCACCTTTACGCGCCCGCGCCGTGTTAATTGGCACCGGGGTGGCGGTAATCCTGCGCACTTTGCTGACCACCGTGGTCGGCTACGTGCTGATGATTCCGCTGTTAAAGCTGGTAGGCGCGGTACTGTTGCTGGTGATCGCAATCAAGCTACTTCTGGATAGCGATGACAACGCCGCAGACAAGGGCGGCGAGGACGCCAGCAGCACCCAGACCTCACTGGCCAGCGCCGTAGTCACCGTAGTGGTGGCCGATCTGGTGCTCAGCCTGGACAACGTGGTGGCGCTCGGGGCCGTGGCGCAAGGCAGCGTTTGGCTGCTGGTATTGGGCTTACTGGGTAGCGTGCCGCTACTGATGTACGGCAGTTTGTTCATTGGCCGCTGGCTGGACGAAAACCCGTGGCTGGTGCCCGGCGGCAGTATGTTGCTGGGCTGGATCGCCGGGCGCATTGCGGTATCCGACCCATTGGTAGCTGATTGGGTAAACAGCCAGGCACCCGCATTGAAGTTGGTCGTACCGGCGATATGCGTGATATTTGTTTTGCTGGAAAGCCGCATCATTCGCCAGCAAAGCCGGGTACTCGTGCGCCCGGCGCCGCTTCGTAACCGGAAACCCGTTACTGCAAATATCCTGCCCACGGGACCTGCACTTATTGCCGCCGCGCCTGTGTCAGCCCCTGCCATCTCCCCCAAGGCAGTCGTAGCCGTGGCCGCTGCTGTGCCCACACAAACCCCGCTTGCTGAAGACCAGGCAAGGTCGGCACGAGAGCTTGCAACCACGCAACCCACCACCGAACCCGAACTACTCGACCGCCCCGCGCTTATTCGCCCGGACGATCCGGTCAATGTATCGCCGCTTTGGTCCATAGGCCTGAAAGTGCTGTTTGTGCTGGCGGGGATTATTGGTGTGATCTGTCTGGGCTGGTTGTTCTATCACCTGTTTATCGTCGGCACCATGCCGCCACCGTCGGGGCATCCCGTGGTTACGGGGGCACTGGCAGCGTTAGCCAGACTTGGTTAG
- the phnC gene encoding phosphonate ABC transporter ATP-binding protein, with protein sequence MIHVRQLTKSWGDNLVLRGIDLDVAPGEFVVILGQSGAGKSTLLRCMNRLVTADSGELEVTGLDANQPGTTRALRRQVAMIFQHHHLVLRLSVLKNVLTGRLGALPTFTSILQLFKREDVALAHECLRRVGLAAKATARASSLSGGQMQRVGIARALAQQPRVILADEPVASLDPQSARMVLQYLRDATRELGITVVCNLHQVEYAREFGDRIVGLAQGRIVFDSREGALTEADLQRIYPGQDASAPTMAPVSLTPATAITHAVGLEVLQ encoded by the coding sequence ATGATTCACGTACGCCAACTCACCAAATCCTGGGGTGACAACCTGGTTCTGCGCGGCATCGATCTGGATGTCGCACCGGGAGAATTCGTGGTTATCCTGGGACAGTCGGGCGCGGGCAAATCGACACTGCTGCGCTGTATGAACCGGCTGGTGACGGCGGACTCGGGCGAACTGGAAGTCACCGGGCTGGATGCCAACCAGCCTGGCACCACCCGTGCTTTGCGTCGCCAGGTGGCGATGATTTTCCAGCACCATCACCTGGTTCTGCGTTTGTCGGTCCTCAAAAACGTGCTGACTGGCCGCCTGGGTGCGCTGCCGACGTTCACCTCAATACTTCAGCTGTTCAAGCGTGAAGACGTCGCTCTGGCTCATGAGTGTTTACGCCGGGTTGGTCTGGCCGCCAAAGCCACGGCGCGCGCCAGTTCGCTTTCCGGCGGGCAAATGCAGCGCGTGGGGATTGCCCGCGCCCTGGCCCAGCAGCCGCGGGTGATTCTGGCCGATGAACCGGTGGCCAGTCTTGATCCGCAAAGCGCACGCATGGTGTTGCAATACCTGCGCGATGCCACGCGGGAACTAGGCATCACCGTGGTGTGCAACCTGCATCAGGTGGAATACGCCCGCGAATTTGGCGACCGCATTGTGGGTCTGGCGCAGGGTCGTATTGTGTTCGACAGCCGCGAAGGTGCGCTGACCGAGGCGGACTTGCAGCGCATCTATCCGGGCCAGGATGCATCAGCGCCGACCATGGCCCCGGTGAGTCTCACTCCCGCGACCGCAATCACACATGCCGTGGGCCTGGAGGTACTGCAATGA
- the phnX gene encoding phosphonoacetaldehyde hydrolase: protein MNAHFENKPAVQAAIFDWAGTLVDFGSLAPTQIFVEVFAQFGIQISLEQARGPMGLSKWQHISALLAEPAIQQQWQDKMGHPSTDADIDAMYRRFMPLQLTRVGDYSAPIAGAPEVLTWLRNAGIKIGSCSGYPREVLNVVLANAIPAGVSPDYAVAGDELPAGGRPGPYMALANVLALAVSDVRQCIKIDDTTPGIEEGRNAGMWCVGVTVSGNEVGYSLAEMAGATPEQIARRKAIASERLLGAGAHYVIDSVADLPEIVMAIDARIKAGETP from the coding sequence ATGAACGCGCATTTTGAGAACAAACCCGCCGTGCAGGCGGCCATCTTTGACTGGGCAGGTACGCTGGTCGATTTCGGCTCGCTCGCTCCTACCCAGATTTTCGTCGAAGTGTTTGCCCAGTTTGGCATCCAGATCAGTCTGGAACAGGCGCGCGGCCCGATGGGTTTATCCAAATGGCAGCACATCAGCGCGCTGCTGGCCGAGCCGGCCATTCAGCAACAATGGCAAGACAAGATGGGCCATCCGTCGACCGACGCCGATATCGACGCCATGTACCGGCGCTTCATGCCGCTGCAATTGACCCGGGTTGGCGACTATTCGGCACCGATTGCCGGCGCTCCGGAAGTACTGACCTGGTTGCGCAACGCAGGTATCAAGATTGGCTCATGCTCCGGTTATCCACGCGAAGTGCTGAATGTGGTGCTGGCAAATGCCATTCCGGCGGGAGTCTCGCCAGACTATGCCGTGGCCGGGGATGAACTGCCCGCCGGTGGCCGCCCAGGCCCGTATATGGCGCTGGCCAACGTCCTGGCACTGGCGGTGAGTGACGTGCGCCAATGCATCAAGATTGATGACACCACTCCCGGCATTGAAGAAGGCCGTAACGCGGGCATGTGGTGCGTGGGCGTGACCGTTTCGGGCAACGAGGTGGGTTATTCGCTCGCCGAAATGGCCGGGGCGACACCAGAGCAAATCGCCCGGCGTAAAGCCATTGCCAGCGAACGGCTGCTGGGTGCCGGGGCGCATTACGTGATTGATTCGGTGGCAGACTTGCCAGAAATCGTCATGGCCATTGATGCACGAATCAAGGCGGGCGAAACGCCCTGA
- a CDS encoding helicase-related protein, producing MTDTLLETPETSALNDYLQVHQATLVTTEGSYAVSVHGEIVVNKRVVPYHLVPDEGFLGKTNKWRKLGTAERLALLQERWNAAAREKLEQQLLQCALGIAKISQEYELDPSSAYNAFQAKYELARFRCKLAVERIESLLSTGVATRQAAKTHDAINLSLYPESFTLAQQMRRHFIAVLGPTNSGKTHQAMEHLALAKSGVYLAPLRLLALENYHRLLDAGVAVSLITGEQRKLHPDATHVASTVEMLNPNRAIDVAVIDEIQLLDDPDRGAAWTAAVCGVPANTVYLLGALEAEEAIESLVKRVGGTLEVRKLQRKSPLEMERQPLGSLKNLHPGDVLIAFSRREVLNWRDQAIEQGFAVSAIYGNLSPEVRQAQAERFIEGETTIVVGTDAIGMGLNTPARRVIFTTANKWDGYSEGMISASLAKQIAGRAGRFGEHETGFVAGLDAQTHKAITMLLQQKPEPLPATGFFVAPNLDYLQQISAASGQSKLQPLLELFTKHINVHDEFFLPANLTDQLEKAKWLDVLPLSLAERFTFSLCPISTKIPMLERALKDWAACRANKKAAPLLRMEGLGGRNELQYLEDTCKLYSAYAWLGYRMPDTFPSGEMAQSLMQSTSEEIDKLLQVQNTRHRHGKKPAKPVRRGASGPNRRR from the coding sequence ATGACCGATACCCTGCTTGAAACGCCCGAAACCTCGGCCCTGAACGATTACCTGCAGGTGCACCAGGCCACTCTGGTGACTACCGAAGGTAGTTACGCGGTGTCAGTACATGGCGAGATTGTGGTGAACAAGCGGGTGGTGCCTTATCACCTGGTGCCGGATGAAGGCTTTCTGGGCAAGACCAACAAGTGGCGCAAACTCGGTACAGCGGAACGACTGGCCTTGTTGCAAGAGCGCTGGAATGCCGCCGCACGCGAAAAACTGGAGCAACAACTGCTGCAGTGCGCGTTGGGGATCGCCAAGATCTCGCAGGAATACGAACTCGACCCCAGTAGTGCCTACAACGCGTTCCAGGCCAAGTACGAACTGGCGCGTTTTCGCTGCAAACTGGCGGTGGAACGGATTGAATCGTTACTCAGCACCGGCGTAGCTACGCGCCAAGCCGCCAAAACGCACGATGCGATCAACCTGTCGCTGTACCCGGAATCGTTCACGCTGGCGCAGCAGATGAGGCGCCATTTCATTGCGGTGCTGGGGCCGACCAATTCCGGCAAAACCCACCAGGCGATGGAACATCTGGCACTGGCCAAATCCGGTGTTTATCTGGCGCCGTTGCGTTTGCTGGCTCTGGAAAACTACCACCGCCTGCTTGACGCCGGGGTTGCGGTCAGCCTGATTACCGGCGAGCAACGCAAACTGCACCCGGACGCCACGCATGTGGCCAGCACGGTGGAAATGCTCAACCCCAACCGGGCGATTGATGTGGCGGTGATTGATGAAATCCAGCTGCTGGATGATCCGGATCGCGGCGCGGCGTGGACTGCCGCCGTCTGTGGCGTGCCAGCCAACACGGTGTATCTGCTGGGCGCGCTGGAGGCTGAAGAAGCCATTGAATCGCTAGTCAAACGTGTGGGCGGCACGCTGGAAGTACGCAAGCTGCAACGCAAGTCTCCGCTGGAAATGGAACGCCAGCCGCTGGGTTCCCTCAAGAACCTGCATCCGGGCGATGTGCTGATTGCGTTCTCGCGCCGCGAAGTGCTGAACTGGCGCGATCAGGCCATCGAGCAAGGCTTTGCGGTATCGGCCATTTACGGCAATTTGTCGCCCGAGGTGCGCCAGGCGCAGGCCGAACGCTTTATTGAAGGCGAAACCACCATTGTGGTCGGCACCGATGCCATCGGCATGGGCCTGAACACGCCTGCACGCCGCGTGATCTTTACCACGGCCAACAAGTGGGATGGTTATTCCGAAGGCATGATCAGCGCCTCGCTGGCCAAACAGATTGCAGGTCGCGCCGGGCGGTTTGGCGAGCATGAAACCGGTTTTGTGGCCGGGCTGGATGCGCAAACGCACAAAGCCATCACCATGCTGCTCCAGCAAAAGCCGGAACCCTTACCCGCGACCGGCTTCTTCGTGGCGCCTAATCTGGATTACCTGCAGCAGATCTCCGCCGCCAGCGGCCAGAGCAAGCTGCAGCCGTTGCTGGAACTGTTCACCAAACACATTAACGTACATGACGAATTCTTCCTGCCCGCCAACCTGACTGACCAGTTGGAAAAAGCCAAATGGCTGGATGTATTGCCGCTGTCGCTGGCGGAGCGCTTCACCTTCAGCCTGTGCCCGATCTCGACCAAAATCCCCATGCTCGAACGCGCCCTGAAAGACTGGGCCGCCTGTCGCGCCAACAAAAAGGCGGCTCCGCTGCTGCGCATGGAGGGCCTGGGCGGACGCAATGAGCTGCAATATCTGGAAGACACCTGCAAGCTGTACTCCGCCTACGCCTGGCTCGGCTATCGCATGCCAGACACCTTCCCCAGCGGTGAAATGGCGCAATCGCTGATGCAATCGACTTCGGAAGAAATCGACAAGCTGCTGCAAGTACAGAACACGCGGCATCGGCATGGCAAAAAACCCGCCAAGCCGGTGCGCCGTGGCGCTAGCGGACCGAATCGGCGGCGATAA
- the hflK gene encoding FtsH protease activity modulator HflK, translating into MPSAMPPDTDAAATPWLAARWQHVDYFLRLLGLQGKGFALIAGLVLLGWLASGIYKVQPSEQGVVLQFGRWVQTTDSGLHYHLPWPIETVMLPEVTQINQIHLGNQVDGPQASVVDPREKQMLTGDENIVEADCTVFWRIKDAGQFLFSVNMPEAALRVTAESALREVISRTPIQAAMSNRRQQIAEETLTVLQTLLDQEKAGILVTQVQLERVDPPAAVIDAFNDVQRARADQERARNEAQAYANDIIPRAHGDAARIEQEAEGYKAQVVNLAQGEAQRFDSVYQSYIQAKDVTAWRLYLESMDEMLKKASKVVVDATGKSGNGVMPWLQLQDKPKAATGKEAHP; encoded by the coding sequence ATGCCCAGCGCAATGCCTCCCGACACAGACGCGGCCGCCACACCATGGCTCGCCGCACGCTGGCAGCATGTGGATTACTTTTTGCGTTTGCTCGGTCTGCAAGGCAAAGGGTTCGCGCTGATTGCGGGGCTGGTGTTGCTGGGCTGGCTGGCCAGTGGCATCTACAAAGTGCAACCCAGCGAGCAAGGCGTGGTACTGCAGTTTGGGCGCTGGGTGCAAACCACGGATTCCGGCCTGCACTACCACCTGCCGTGGCCCATTGAAACGGTGATGCTGCCCGAGGTCACGCAGATTAACCAGATTCATCTAGGCAACCAGGTTGACGGCCCGCAGGCCTCGGTGGTTGATCCGCGAGAGAAACAAATGCTGACCGGCGACGAGAACATCGTTGAGGCCGATTGCACGGTGTTCTGGCGCATCAAAGATGCCGGGCAGTTTCTGTTCAGCGTGAACATGCCGGAAGCCGCCTTGCGCGTCACTGCTGAAAGCGCGCTGCGTGAGGTGATCTCCCGCACGCCAATCCAGGCCGCCATGTCCAACCGTCGCCAGCAGATCGCCGAAGAAACGCTCACGGTGTTGCAAACTTTGCTGGACCAGGAAAAGGCCGGGATTCTGGTGACTCAGGTACAGCTGGAACGGGTTGACCCACCCGCCGCCGTCATTGACGCTTTCAACGATGTGCAGCGCGCCCGCGCCGATCAGGAACGCGCCCGCAACGAGGCCCAAGCCTACGCCAACGACATCATTCCCCGTGCCCATGGCGACGCCGCCCGCATTGAACAGGAAGCCGAAGGCTACAAAGCGCAGGTGGTGAATCTGGCGCAAGGCGAGGCGCAACGCTTTGACTCGGTGTACCAGAGTTACATTCAAGCCAAAGATGTCACTGCCTGGCGTTTGTATCTGGAAAGCATGGATGAAATGCTCAAGAAGGCCAGCAAAGTGGTGGTGGATGCCACCGGCAAAAGCGGCAATGGCGTAATGCCGTGGCTGCAGTTGCAGGATAAGCCCAAAGCGGCGACCGGCAAGGAGGCACACCCATGA
- a CDS encoding NRAMP family divalent metal transporter codes for MMDNAIPPATLVRLKRLATVIGPGLVVMLADTDAGSVITAAQSGAQWGYRLLLLQALLIPLLFMVQELTVRLALGTGKGYGELILQRFGRAIAVLAMTTLVISCFGALITQMSGLAGVGQLFGLQPWQTVTVIGLLIFAMVCTGSYHSVERIAIFLGIFELAFLLVAWKAQPDWAQMGRQLLHIPLHNPGYLYLVAANLGTSVMPWTVFYQQSALIDKGLGLSHLKLARIDTFLGAILCQVITAAVLIATAAAFGHEGAGVPLDSVPQIAQAFTRVLGPDTGRILFAMALSGGALVATIVVCLSAAWALGEVFGMRHTLAQHPREAPWFYGAFGFMLLAGGVLVASGVNLIKLSIATGVINAILLPVVLGLLYWLARKELPQRYQLKGTYAVVIAILFGVTALFGLYAGLAGAWGSP; via the coding sequence ATGATGGATAACGCAATTCCTCCCGCCACGCTGGTACGGCTCAAGCGCTTGGCCACGGTCATCGGTCCTGGCTTGGTGGTGATGCTGGCCGACACCGATGCCGGCAGCGTGATTACCGCCGCGCAAAGTGGTGCGCAGTGGGGTTATCGCCTGTTGCTGCTGCAAGCCTTGCTGATCCCGCTGTTGTTCATGGTGCAGGAACTCACCGTGCGCCTGGCCTTGGGCACCGGCAAAGGTTACGGCGAGCTGATTTTGCAGCGCTTTGGCCGGGCCATCGCCGTGCTGGCGATGACCACTCTGGTGATCAGTTGCTTTGGTGCCTTGATCACCCAGATGAGCGGGCTGGCGGGCGTGGGGCAATTGTTCGGGCTGCAACCGTGGCAAACCGTGACGGTGATCGGGCTGCTGATCTTTGCCATGGTCTGTACGGGCTCCTATCACTCGGTTGAACGCATCGCCATTTTTCTGGGCATCTTTGAACTGGCGTTTTTGCTAGTGGCCTGGAAAGCCCAGCCCGATTGGGCGCAAATGGGCCGTCAGCTATTGCATATACCGCTACACAACCCGGGTTACCTGTATCTGGTCGCCGCCAATCTGGGCACCAGCGTGATGCCGTGGACCGTGTTCTACCAGCAATCTGCCCTCATCGATAAAGGGCTGGGGCTGTCACACCTGAAGCTGGCGCGGATCGACACTTTTCTGGGCGCCATCCTGTGTCAGGTGATCACCGCCGCCGTGCTGATCGCCACTGCCGCCGCGTTTGGTCACGAAGGCGCCGGTGTGCCGCTGGATAGCGTCCCGCAAATTGCCCAAGCCTTTACCCGTGTGTTGGGGCCAGACACCGGCCGCATTCTGTTTGCCATGGCGCTGAGCGGCGGCGCGCTGGTTGCCACCATCGTAGTGTGTCTGAGTGCGGCGTGGGCGCTGGGCGAAGTCTTTGGCATGCGCCACACCCTGGCCCAACATCCGCGTGAAGCGCCGTGGTTTTACGGCGCGTTTGGCTTCATGTTGCTAGCGGGCGGGGTACTGGTGGCTTCGGGTGTCAATTTGATCAAGCTATCGATTGCCACCGGCGTAATCAACGCCATTTTGTTGCCGGTAGTGCTGGGTTTGCTGTACTGGCTGGCTCGCAAAGAGTTGCCGCAACGCTACCAGCTGAAGGGAACCTATGCCGTGGTGATTGCTATCCTTTTTGGCGTTACGGCGTTGTTTGGTTTGTATGCAGGCCTTGCCGGTGCATGGGGATCGCCATGA
- the phnE gene encoding phosphonate ABC transporter, permease protein PhnE has product MSTFKHQWLVSGPKNSAQWLSLGAAMVIGIVVLQWSAAGAQLSWSDLAGGLPQIADFIGRTIPPDWKILPRLIGPALETFQIALWGTVFGVIFAVPLSLLAARNLHMPWLLYQGARQLFNLIRSINELILALIFVSAVGLGPFPGVLALALHGVGMLGKFFAESIEEIDQGPIEALEATGARPLQVIVFGVIPQVITAWIAVILYRFEVNLRSATVLGMVGAGGLGFELLSSLKLFKYPQSATCIIVIAVMVIAADAISSRLRRAIQRG; this is encoded by the coding sequence ATGAGCACGTTCAAGCATCAATGGCTGGTCAGCGGGCCTAAAAACTCCGCGCAATGGTTGAGCCTGGGCGCCGCGATGGTCATCGGCATTGTGGTGCTGCAATGGAGCGCCGCCGGTGCGCAACTGAGCTGGAGTGATCTGGCTGGCGGCCTGCCGCAAATTGCCGATTTTATCGGCCGCACCATACCGCCAGACTGGAAGATATTGCCCCGGCTGATCGGCCCGGCGCTGGAGACCTTCCAGATCGCGCTGTGGGGCACAGTTTTCGGCGTGATCTTTGCCGTACCGCTGTCTTTGCTGGCGGCACGCAATCTGCATATGCCGTGGCTGCTGTATCAGGGCGCGCGGCAATTGTTCAACCTGATCCGCAGTATCAATGAGCTCATTCTGGCGCTGATTTTCGTCTCCGCCGTCGGCCTCGGGCCATTTCCTGGCGTGCTGGCTCTGGCGCTGCATGGCGTGGGGATGCTGGGCAAATTCTTTGCTGAAAGCATCGAAGAAATCGACCAGGGCCCGATCGAGGCACTGGAAGCCACCGGCGCCCGGCCACTACAAGTGATCGTATTTGGCGTGATACCACAAGTCATCACCGCCTGGATCGCCGTGATTCTGTACCGCTTTGAAGTCAACCTGCGTTCGGCCACCGTGCTGGGCATGGTCGGCGCGGGCGGGCTGGGTTTCGAGTTGCTGAGCAGCCTCAAGCTCTTCAAATACCCGCAGTCGGCCACCTGCATCATCGTTATCGCCGTCATGGTGATTGCGGCGGATGCCATTTCATCGCGCTTGCGCCGGGCCATCCAGCGCGGCTAA
- the hflC gene encoding protease modulator HflC, producing the protein MNRRLRPLLIVGGIALIWLLSSSLYTLNEGQKALVIRLGAPLTVDEHPGLKFKIPLIDTVMFYDTRAQTLAPPPEQIILGDEKRLEVETYTRYRIVNPLVFYRALRTPDQANAQLAQMVSSSLRRALGKVPLKTLLSIQRDEIVMQVQQEVAERSRPLGLEVTEVRLHRADLPLETSQAIYDRMKSERQQEARQLRAQGAEWGQQIQAHADAERTVILSEAQRQSVITHGQADAEANRILGLAFSKDPKFYKFYRALQTYKQSLADSSPTLVLSPDSAMMRYLKAGPDAKP; encoded by the coding sequence ATGAACCGCCGTTTGCGTCCCTTGCTGATTGTCGGCGGCATCGCCCTGATTTGGCTGTTGTCATCCAGTTTGTACACCTTGAATGAGGGCCAGAAAGCGCTGGTCATCCGCCTGGGCGCGCCGCTCACAGTGGATGAGCACCCCGGCCTGAAATTCAAGATACCGCTGATCGATACCGTCATGTTCTACGACACCCGCGCCCAAACGCTGGCGCCGCCGCCGGAGCAGATCATTCTGGGCGATGAAAAGCGGCTGGAAGTCGAAACCTACACGCGTTATCGCATTGTGAATCCGCTGGTGTTTTACCGCGCTTTACGTACCCCGGACCAAGCCAATGCCCAGCTGGCGCAGATGGTCAGTTCGTCTTTGCGGCGGGCTTTGGGCAAGGTGCCGCTCAAAACGCTGCTATCCATCCAGCGCGACGAGATCGTGATGCAGGTCCAGCAAGAAGTGGCCGAACGCTCACGGCCGCTGGGGCTGGAAGTCACCGAAGTGCGGCTGCATCGGGCCGATTTGCCACTGGAAACCAGTCAGGCCATTTACGACCGCATGAAGTCCGAGCGCCAGCAGGAAGCCCGGCAATTGCGCGCCCAAGGTGCCGAATGGGGCCAGCAGATTCAGGCCCACGCAGATGCCGAGCGCACGGTGATTCTGTCTGAGGCGCAACGTCAGAGCGTGATCACCCACGGTCAGGCCGATGCCGAAGCCAACCGTATTCTTGGCTTGGCCTTCAGCAAAGACCCCAAGTTCTACAAGTTCTACCGCGCCTTGCAGACCTACAAGCAATCGCTGGCCGATTCCAGCCCAACGCTGGTGCTGTCACCCGATTCGGCCATGATGCGCTATCTGAAAGCCGGGCCTGATGCCAAGCCGTAA